One window from the genome of Rariglobus hedericola encodes:
- a CDS encoding LamG-like jellyroll fold domain-containing protein — MKSTALLPFLALFGTSLSAQSAPLLSWNFNEGGGAYTANLGSAGDANLYTVAVGGDGMPFFSADAKGVSEKTGDYALDLTSATGMGATTPNSTGPAAVVWSNSTGLSALSGLSSFTLTGWINPAVPLNASARIVVAGPITLMAGTEDRLSLQVNGTHSDVQSEPSFNKPGAWIFFAAVYDGTRTTDNVTYYVATTTPGTLTVAGTTTIAAGKLKPFSGQFLVGNNATKSATTRPFKGLIDNLAVHGAKDDASGALTKEKIEAIRAAATR, encoded by the coding sequence ATGAAATCCACCGCACTTCTGCCCTTTCTTGCACTCTTCGGCACCAGTCTGTCCGCCCAGTCAGCCCCGCTTCTCTCGTGGAATTTCAACGAAGGCGGCGGTGCCTACACCGCGAATCTCGGTTCTGCAGGTGACGCCAATCTCTACACGGTGGCCGTGGGTGGGGACGGCATGCCGTTCTTCAGTGCCGATGCCAAAGGCGTTTCCGAAAAAACCGGTGACTACGCCTTGGATCTCACCAGCGCCACCGGCATGGGCGCGACCACTCCCAACTCCACCGGCCCGGCCGCCGTGGTTTGGTCCAATTCAACCGGTCTTTCCGCACTCTCCGGCCTCTCCTCCTTCACCCTCACCGGCTGGATCAACCCCGCAGTCCCTCTGAACGCATCCGCCCGCATCGTGGTCGCAGGTCCGATCACCTTGATGGCCGGCACCGAGGATCGCCTCTCCCTTCAAGTCAACGGCACGCACAGCGATGTCCAAAGCGAACCGTCCTTCAACAAGCCGGGGGCATGGATCTTCTTCGCCGCCGTGTATGACGGCACCCGCACCACCGACAACGTCACCTACTACGTCGCCACCACCACCCCGGGCACCTTGACCGTCGCCGGCACCACCACCATCGCCGCCGGCAAGCTCAAGCCTTTCTCCGGCCAGTTTCTCGTCGGCAACAACGCCACCAAAAGCGCGACCACGCGTCCGTTCAAGGGTCTCATCGACAACCTCGCGGTCCACGGCGCGAAAGACGACGCCAGTGGCGCCCTCACCAAAGAAAAAATCGAAGCCATCCGTGCGGCGGCCACCCGCTGA
- a CDS encoding heparinase II/III domain-containing protein gives MKSLETQSPSWTATIRENRPRLYFSDTQWPQVVRELAALPAPRAALRDAFYSSMDKVVAEPPPEYLPPEQMVGKRGDTKTLYSAMEELWQREVGNQIFALAVAARLKPDAPYRAKMRELTLAAIAFETWGRNTSKMGNNADLAAGHIGRGIAVAYDWHRDAFTDAERQQIRDVIAARMPCLLKGLYGDAFWARGFEENHNQVSVAALAFCGIAFYGELPGAPEWLAAARLNFQRVADHASDDGSSVEGVSYWTYGMNYILQYIEATRLITDSADLYQRPFLKNAAAYRLNASTSGLTGNLPWGDAVTRDWSTPHAIIYRLASEYTDSDAAWFADNLPTPRGGADDRALNFLWARTAPASGSGPRALDHRLTVNDLVTTRSGWSSTDYLLSIKAGPTNRNHSHLDAGALALAFGDEWVLVAPGYGKGSGEGAFWQSGGSRWTYFSNATESHATLLVNGKNQRFDRDARATITGFFSSPDWNATTVDLTRAYSDVTSLTREVLHRRGDYILVFDTATATQPVTIEWLAQFRTDPIKPNSSTLLAEGKNGRLLTTLLAPAEQLTLREPTTPKVDVTQGRHFTYAAKQSGEALGFTALFQPVPAAKTTSALTTRVTGNHIEIFGEGWTDHLARSEKTSELRFSLTSDQTTAHISARLAIIRTTSAGIVSFIALDAASINLPGLSRTFGAPKNLTGQRNADGTWTISQ, from the coding sequence TTGAAATCACTGGAGACTCAATCTCCCTCCTGGACCGCCACCATCCGCGAAAACAGGCCGCGTCTCTATTTTTCGGATACACAGTGGCCGCAGGTCGTCCGCGAACTCGCCGCCCTTCCCGCCCCCCGTGCAGCCTTGCGCGACGCGTTTTACTCGTCGATGGACAAGGTCGTCGCCGAACCGCCCCCCGAATACCTGCCTCCCGAGCAGATGGTCGGCAAACGCGGCGACACCAAGACACTCTATAGCGCGATGGAAGAACTCTGGCAGCGCGAGGTCGGCAACCAGATCTTCGCCCTCGCCGTCGCCGCCCGCCTCAAGCCCGATGCACCCTACCGCGCGAAGATGCGCGAACTCACTCTCGCCGCCATCGCCTTCGAAACCTGGGGCCGCAACACCTCGAAAATGGGCAACAATGCCGACCTCGCCGCCGGCCACATCGGCCGCGGCATCGCCGTCGCCTACGACTGGCATCGCGACGCCTTCACCGACGCCGAACGCCAGCAGATCCGCGACGTCATCGCTGCCCGCATGCCCTGCCTGCTAAAAGGTCTCTATGGCGATGCCTTCTGGGCACGTGGATTCGAGGAAAACCACAACCAGGTCAGCGTCGCCGCCCTCGCCTTCTGCGGCATCGCTTTCTACGGCGAACTCCCTGGCGCGCCCGAATGGCTCGCCGCCGCCCGCCTGAATTTCCAGCGCGTGGCCGACCACGCTTCCGACGACGGCAGCTCCGTCGAGGGCGTCTCCTATTGGACCTACGGAATGAACTACATCCTCCAATACATCGAGGCGACCCGCCTGATCACCGACTCCGCCGATCTCTACCAACGCCCGTTCCTCAAAAACGCCGCCGCCTACCGCCTCAACGCGTCCACGTCCGGACTCACCGGCAACCTTCCGTGGGGCGACGCCGTCACTCGCGATTGGTCCACGCCACACGCCATCATCTACCGCCTCGCCTCGGAATACACCGACTCCGACGCCGCCTGGTTTGCCGACAATCTGCCGACCCCGCGCGGCGGTGCCGATGACCGCGCGCTCAACTTCCTCTGGGCCCGCACCGCACCCGCCTCCGGCTCCGGCCCCCGCGCCCTCGACCACCGCCTCACCGTCAACGATCTCGTCACCACCCGTTCCGGCTGGTCCTCCACCGACTACCTGCTCTCCATTAAAGCCGGCCCTACCAATCGTAACCACAGCCATCTCGACGCCGGCGCCCTCGCTCTCGCCTTTGGCGACGAATGGGTGCTCGTCGCTCCCGGCTACGGCAAAGGCTCGGGCGAAGGCGCCTTCTGGCAGTCGGGCGGCTCGCGCTGGACCTATTTCTCCAACGCCACCGAGTCCCACGCCACGCTCCTCGTGAACGGAAAAAACCAGCGCTTCGACCGCGACGCCCGCGCCACCATCACCGGTTTTTTCAGCTCTCCCGATTGGAACGCCACCACTGTCGATCTCACCCGCGCTTATTCCGACGTCACCTCGCTCACCCGCGAAGTGCTCCATCGTCGTGGCGACTACATCCTCGTGTTCGACACCGCGACCGCCACGCAACCCGTCACCATCGAATGGCTCGCCCAGTTCCGCACCGATCCCATAAAACCCAACAGCAGCACGCTTCTCGCCGAAGGCAAAAACGGCCGTCTCCTCACCACGCTCCTCGCGCCCGCCGAACAACTGACGCTTCGCGAACCCACCACGCCGAAAGTCGACGTCACCCAAGGCCGTCACTTCACCTATGCCGCCAAGCAATCCGGCGAAGCCCTCGGCTTCACCGCACTTTTCCAACCCGTCCCGGCCGCCAAAACCACATCCGCACTGACCACCCGCGTCACCGGCAACCACATCGAAATCTTCGGCGAAGGTTGGACCGATCATCTCGCCCGCTCTGAAAAAACCTCCGAGCTCCGTTTCTCTCTTACATCCGACCAAACCACCGCGCACATAAGCGCCCGTCTCGCTATCATCCGCACGACCTCCGCCGGCATCGTCTCGTTCATCGCACTGGATGCCGCCTCGATTAATCTACCCGGCCTCTCACGCACCTTTGGCGCTCCCAAAAACCTTACCGGACAACGCAACGCCGACGGCACCTGGACCATCTCACAGTAA
- a CDS encoding alginate lyase family protein: protein MPLRISALLASLLFASILTAADEPKRNPNYTGPSAPTEILPEQSVPANHVFTHPGILHSQSDLDFVRSRLAAKEEPWTSALAAMRTSEFTQLAYRPKIIPVINPHDNSVGYLMKDASAAYGHALLWAITGERAHADKAIEILDASGDQLVEIQIGRSDQGKVTAGFVGGKFASAAELIAHYRQPDGSTAGWPKASADRFRKMLLTVFYPRVETFKPTFNGNWDACMIATMMSLAVFCDDQPKFNRAVAYYLNGQGHGSLTHYIYAHGENQESGRDQIHGQMGLGSLAASAEIAKKQGLDLYSAADNRLAAGYEHMAKYLAGHDVKIVGPVPISPHGRDRFMPIFELAYQHYVIEKKLDLPFLREAAEKHRPEGNDLIVLQSWGTLTNYRGPAIKSP, encoded by the coding sequence ATGCCCCTCCGCATTTCCGCCCTCCTCGCCTCTCTGCTCTTCGCATCAATCCTCACCGCCGCCGATGAACCGAAGCGCAACCCCAACTATACCGGCCCAAGCGCGCCCACCGAGATTCTTCCCGAACAGTCCGTCCCGGCGAACCACGTCTTCACGCATCCCGGCATCCTCCACAGCCAGTCCGACCTCGACTTCGTCCGCTCTCGTCTCGCCGCCAAAGAAGAACCCTGGACGTCCGCCCTCGCCGCCATGCGCACAAGCGAGTTCACCCAGCTCGCCTACAGGCCCAAGATCATCCCCGTCATCAATCCGCACGACAACTCCGTCGGCTACCTGATGAAGGACGCGTCCGCCGCTTACGGTCATGCCCTGCTCTGGGCCATCACCGGCGAACGCGCCCACGCCGACAAAGCCATCGAAATCCTCGATGCCAGCGGCGACCAGCTCGTCGAAATCCAGATCGGTCGCAGCGACCAGGGCAAAGTCACCGCCGGCTTCGTCGGCGGAAAATTCGCCAGCGCCGCCGAGCTCATCGCACACTACCGCCAGCCCGATGGCTCCACCGCAGGCTGGCCGAAAGCATCCGCCGATCGTTTCCGCAAAATGCTGCTCACCGTGTTTTATCCGCGCGTGGAAACCTTCAAGCCCACGTTCAACGGCAACTGGGACGCCTGCATGATCGCCACCATGATGTCGCTCGCGGTCTTCTGCGACGACCAGCCCAAGTTCAACCGCGCCGTCGCCTACTACCTCAACGGCCAAGGTCACGGCTCGCTCACCCACTACATCTACGCCCACGGTGAAAACCAGGAATCCGGCCGCGACCAAATCCACGGCCAGATGGGCCTCGGCTCCCTCGCCGCCTCCGCCGAGATCGCCAAGAAGCAGGGCCTCGATCTCTACAGTGCCGCCGACAACCGTCTCGCCGCCGGCTACGAACACATGGCGAAATACCTCGCCGGCCACGATGTGAAGATCGTCGGCCCCGTGCCCATCAGCCCGCACGGCCGCGATCGTTTCATGCCCATCTTCGAACTGGCCTACCAACACTACGTCATCGAAAAGAAACTCGATCTGCCCTTCCTCCGCGAAGCCGCCGAAAAACACCGCCCCGAGGGCAACGACCTCATCGTCCTCCAAAGCTGGGGCACGCTCACCAACTACCGCGGCCCCGCGATCAAATCCCCCTGA
- a CDS encoding tannase/feruloyl esterase family alpha/beta hydrolase has translation MKKLLPLCAALLLGCASTYAQTPTIAPATASPATDARVSAIKALQIPNGTITFAQRDESPTFTAPDGKVQNNLPPRTIVKLVLNPAKGSNINVELWLPDAEKWNARFLGLGNGGSAGRINPLSLAWPAASGYAVATTDMGTAPNADSGVNNREVWKDFGFRATHLMTVAAKQIITAHYGKAPEFSYFNGGSTGGQQGLQEAQRYPQDYDGIITAIPAHCRTPLHAYFLWNDQILKKTPFTKEQEAAVIAAGNEYMAARETPPVAGKFVSDPRYTGKDAEAVIALALKKDPSLTPAHADALRKLFDGPRHTVTGERIFNGIPFGSSISSAHGHLYLFKWVFGANKKLEDINFGNDIDTYTAALGPYLNAENPDLSAFEKRGGKIIMTSGSVDSIVPTHATLDYYERVITHVGSLEKTQSFFRFYIIPGMGHGGGPGIQNTPNLLDVVRAWREKGTVPEMLHGKRVVNGKTELEMPLYPYPAKTGWDAATSSFKAVDGPRGGVERVAPAFRPAAAE, from the coding sequence ATGAAAAAGCTTCTGCCCCTCTGCGCCGCCCTCCTCCTCGGCTGCGCCTCGACCTACGCCCAGACTCCGACTATCGCCCCCGCAACGGCTTCGCCCGCCACGGACGCCCGCGTGTCAGCGATCAAAGCACTCCAAATTCCCAACGGCACGATCACGTTCGCGCAACGTGACGAGTCGCCGACGTTCACCGCGCCCGACGGCAAAGTTCAAAACAACCTTCCGCCGCGCACCATCGTAAAGCTGGTGCTCAACCCCGCCAAAGGCTCCAACATCAACGTCGAGCTCTGGCTGCCTGATGCGGAAAAATGGAACGCCCGCTTCCTCGGCCTCGGCAACGGTGGCTCCGCCGGCCGCATCAATCCCCTGAGCCTCGCCTGGCCCGCCGCCAGCGGTTACGCCGTCGCCACGACTGACATGGGAACCGCTCCCAACGCTGACTCTGGCGTCAACAACCGCGAGGTTTGGAAAGACTTCGGCTTCCGCGCCACTCACCTCATGACGGTTGCCGCCAAACAGATCATTACCGCCCACTACGGCAAAGCCCCCGAGTTCTCCTACTTCAACGGCGGCTCCACCGGCGGACAGCAAGGCCTGCAGGAAGCGCAACGCTACCCCCAAGACTACGACGGCATCATCACCGCGATCCCCGCGCATTGCCGCACTCCGCTGCACGCCTACTTCCTCTGGAACGATCAGATCCTCAAAAAAACTCCGTTCACCAAAGAGCAGGAAGCCGCCGTCATCGCCGCGGGTAACGAATACATGGCCGCACGCGAAACTCCACCCGTCGCCGGCAAGTTCGTCTCCGACCCGCGCTACACCGGCAAAGACGCCGAGGCGGTCATCGCGCTCGCACTGAAAAAAGATCCGTCGCTCACGCCCGCGCACGCCGACGCCCTCCGCAAACTCTTCGACGGACCCAGGCACACCGTTACCGGCGAACGCATCTTCAACGGCATCCCGTTCGGCAGCTCCATCAGCTCCGCCCACGGCCACCTCTATCTCTTCAAGTGGGTTTTCGGGGCGAACAAGAAACTCGAAGACATTAATTTCGGCAACGACATCGACACCTATACCGCCGCGCTCGGGCCGTATCTGAACGCGGAGAACCCCGATCTGAGCGCCTTCGAAAAACGCGGCGGCAAAATCATCATGACCTCCGGCTCCGTGGATTCCATCGTGCCCACACACGCGACGCTCGATTACTACGAGCGCGTGATCACGCATGTCGGCAGCCTTGAAAAAACGCAGTCGTTCTTTCGCTTCTACATTATTCCCGGCATGGGCCACGGCGGCGGTCCCGGCATCCAGAACACACCCAACCTGCTCGATGTCGTGCGCGCCTGGCGCGAAAAAGGCACCGTCCCCGAAATGCTCCACGGCAAGCGCGTCGTGAACGGAAAAACCGAATTGGAAATGCCGCTCTACCCCTATCCGGCCAAAACCGGCTGGGACGCCGCGACCTCCAGCTTCAAGGCCGTGGACGGCCCGCGCGGCGGAGTCGAACGCGTCGCCCCCGCCTTCCGCCCCGCCGCCGCCGAATAA
- a CDS encoding DUF4886 domain-containing protein — protein sequence MISSLVRSRQIFALAITLFVSAVTLSAAERESLKLLTIGNSFADYPLSYLPDLAKAGGKTLVLGRANPGDCTLARHAEYLAAALANPADPKGRLYKNGSVFNLPGRETVSLPEALAAQAWEIVTIQQASFDSYKPETYHPAVDQIIAAICKFAPQAEIVVQETWIYRDDHPLFQGKENMTQQKMYEGLRAAYHQLAAENGFRIIPSGDAMELARKSPRWTFVADANFDFKNPPVGKLPDESGSLWAGWSWSKPATGEPKLLLDAKHTSIAGKYLGAVVWYQVMFNADSAPASFVPRGLTAEDTADLRSHASEAVKVERLRATSTRVAK from the coding sequence ATGATCTCCTCTTTAGTCCGCTCTCGCCAGATTTTCGCGCTCGCGATCACCCTGTTTGTCTCGGCTGTGACGCTGTCGGCGGCCGAGCGTGAATCGCTCAAGCTTCTGACAATCGGCAACAGCTTTGCCGACTATCCGCTCTCTTATCTGCCCGATCTCGCGAAGGCAGGCGGCAAGACACTCGTGCTCGGTCGGGCGAATCCGGGCGATTGCACGCTGGCGCGCCACGCGGAGTATCTTGCTGCCGCGCTGGCCAATCCTGCCGATCCGAAAGGGCGTCTCTATAAAAATGGTTCAGTGTTTAATCTGCCGGGTCGGGAGACCGTAAGCCTGCCCGAAGCGCTGGCCGCGCAGGCTTGGGAAATCGTGACGATCCAGCAGGCGAGTTTTGATAGCTACAAGCCTGAGACCTATCATCCCGCCGTTGACCAGATCATTGCGGCCATCTGCAAATTTGCGCCCCAGGCGGAGATCGTTGTTCAGGAGACCTGGATTTACCGCGATGATCACCCTCTCTTTCAGGGCAAAGAAAACATGACTCAACAGAAGATGTATGAAGGTCTGCGCGCGGCTTATCACCAGCTCGCGGCGGAAAATGGGTTTCGGATTATTCCCTCGGGTGACGCGATGGAGCTGGCGCGCAAGAGCCCTCGCTGGACCTTCGTGGCGGATGCGAATTTTGACTTCAAAAATCCGCCTGTTGGGAAATTGCCCGACGAGTCGGGCAGTCTGTGGGCGGGCTGGAGTTGGTCGAAGCCGGCGACCGGCGAACCCAAGCTTCTGCTGGACGCCAAGCACACCAGTATAGCGGGCAAATATCTGGGTGCCGTCGTTTGGTATCAGGTGATGTTTAACGCGGATTCGGCGCCCGCGAGTTTTGTGCCTCGCGGACTTACAGCCGAGGATACGGCGGATCTTCGCTCCCATGCCAGCGAGGCGGTCAAGGTCGAGCGCCTGCGCGCGACCTCGACGAGGGTAGCGAAATAA
- a CDS encoding glycoside hydrolase family 13 protein produces MSQLSSVPESAAWWKEAVFYQIYPRSFADSNGDGVGDLAGITGKLDYIKRLGVDALWISPIYASPNDDNGYDVSDYEAIGPEYGSLDDFLKLTAGLKERGLKLILDQVLNHSSDEHAWFIESRSSRTNPKRDWYHWVDAKGFDSDGKPILPNNWKSVFEGPAWEWDELTGQFYLHCFSRKQPDLNWKNPEVRKACHDVLNTWVARGTDGFRLDVINMVAKAEGYPDVPRPPGNTDKLIGLDTHGVNQPPLHDYLREMNREVFECKDLYSVGETWWVDSTNTLDFTAYDRCELNGCFYFYFHGCKSGREHFTEFMKLYRVTRGKSWLTVTLGNHDSRRIISRFGDPVNHRYASATLLAAWLLTLPATPFLFQGEELGLTDVVFDSIEDYRDISMVNRYHMMIAEGKTSAEALAVLSRDSRDNSRTPMPWDATAGAGFSEGKPWITLANVHRPLHAAGAEADATSIFHGYAALLALRKKVKSLVYGELTPITESGDVLAYRRGAWGEHPTVTVVLNWGGSSQPWPVVVPAGTPLFANCGAVDGECLRPWEAVIF; encoded by the coding sequence ATGTCGCAGTTGTCCTCTGTTCCGGAATCCGCCGCCTGGTGGAAAGAAGCTGTTTTTTATCAGATTTATCCGCGCAGTTTCGCCGACTCGAACGGTGACGGCGTCGGTGATCTCGCCGGCATCACCGGCAAACTCGACTACATCAAACGCCTTGGCGTGGATGCGCTGTGGATTTCGCCGATCTACGCCTCGCCCAACGACGACAACGGTTACGATGTATCCGATTATGAGGCGATCGGCCCTGAATACGGTTCGCTGGACGACTTCCTGAAACTCACCGCGGGCCTGAAGGAGCGCGGACTCAAACTCATCCTGGATCAGGTTCTCAATCACTCTTCGGACGAGCACGCGTGGTTCATCGAAAGCCGCTCGTCGCGCACCAATCCAAAGCGGGACTGGTATCACTGGGTTGATGCGAAAGGCTTCGATTCCGACGGAAAGCCCATTCTGCCCAACAACTGGAAATCCGTCTTCGAGGGGCCGGCGTGGGAGTGGGACGAACTTACCGGCCAGTTCTACCTGCATTGTTTTTCGCGGAAGCAACCTGACCTCAACTGGAAGAACCCGGAGGTAAGAAAGGCGTGTCATGATGTGCTGAATACGTGGGTCGCCCGTGGCACGGACGGCTTCCGTCTCGATGTCATCAACATGGTGGCGAAGGCCGAGGGTTATCCCGACGTGCCGCGCCCACCGGGAAACACGGACAAATTGATCGGACTCGACACTCATGGCGTCAACCAGCCGCCGCTGCACGACTACCTGCGCGAGATGAACCGCGAGGTGTTCGAATGCAAAGATCTCTACTCGGTCGGCGAGACGTGGTGGGTCGATTCGACCAACACGCTCGATTTCACTGCTTACGACCGTTGCGAACTGAACGGCTGTTTCTACTTTTACTTCCATGGGTGCAAATCGGGCCGCGAGCACTTCACGGAGTTTATGAAACTCTACCGGGTCACGCGCGGGAAGAGCTGGCTCACGGTCACACTGGGCAATCACGATTCGCGGCGGATTATCTCCCGTTTCGGCGATCCGGTGAACCACCGTTATGCCTCGGCGACTTTGCTCGCTGCTTGGTTGCTGACGCTGCCGGCGACGCCGTTCCTTTTTCAAGGCGAGGAGCTGGGCCTGACCGATGTGGTGTTCGATTCCATCGAGGACTACCGGGACATTTCGATGGTGAACCGTTATCATATGATGATCGCGGAGGGGAAAACGTCCGCCGAAGCGCTGGCTGTGTTGAGCCGCGACAGTCGGGACAACAGCCGCACACCGATGCCGTGGGACGCCACGGCAGGTGCGGGTTTCAGTGAAGGGAAACCGTGGATTACCCTGGCGAATGTGCATCGGCCGCTTCATGCGGCGGGCGCGGAGGCGGATGCGACTTCGATCTTTCACGGTTACGCGGCACTGCTCGCTCTGCGCAAAAAAGTGAAGTCGCTCGTTTACGGTGAACTCACGCCGATCACCGAGTCGGGCGACGTGCTCGCTTACCGGCGAGGCGCATGGGGTGAACATCCGACCGTGACCGTGGTGCTCAACTGGGGCGGATCGTCGCAGCCGTGGCCGGTGGTGGTGCCGGCGGGAACGCCGTTGTTTGCTAATTGCGGGGCCGTCGATGGGGAGTGTCTGCGCCCTTGGGAAGCGGTGATTTTCTAA
- a CDS encoding sialate O-acetylesterase encodes MKYPFLFLSLCAASVLHADVKLPALFSDRAVLQKSERVPVWGKAEPGESVTVTLGKAKATTTTGADGRWRVFLNLKAEGAEPRELVVQGRNRLVASDVLVGEVWLCGGQSNMDFPLSAFPIAKTEVPNSTNPQLREFRVKKATSAEPLEDVEGKWVIAGPQTSGTFSAVGYFYGKNLQKTLQTPVGLLTSCIGGTFIETWMSREALASDPGITEGANRARAERLAFDTYVADHKAWQTKFGREDRRAADAPVFAAAGIDTSDWKPVMLPGALDTAGIPEGGAIWLRKTIPVPSADVVLGKGIDLFLEGIRDYAEIYWNGRKIGTSDLTDVAHRYGIRGNLVMAGDGVLAVRIFNPAKGAEIAAKGRFQGNHYMLKGEWLAKVETALPPLKGEALSALPARPTATPYDPQNVASYLFNGMISPVIPYGMRGAIWYQGEGNWNRGYQYRTEFPALIKDWRAKWGQGDFPFYYCQVANFQARPKKPGNDWQAELREAQSMALSLPNTGQAILIDIGEEWNIHPANKMEVGDRLARIALAKTYGRDLVYSGPVYSAMVVEADKIRLRFTHTHGGLVAKPVSSEPNAAPLVRNSPGGELEGFAICGEDRKWEWADARIDGDTVVVRSAQVPKPVAVRYAWSNNPLCNLYNGGGLPAGPFRTDDFPMISEKNKY; translated from the coding sequence ATGAAATACCCCTTTCTCTTCCTTTCGTTGTGTGCTGCCTCCGTTCTGCACGCCGATGTGAAACTGCCTGCACTGTTCTCCGACCGCGCCGTGCTGCAGAAATCCGAGCGCGTGCCGGTGTGGGGCAAGGCCGAGCCGGGTGAGTCCGTGACGGTTACGCTGGGCAAGGCCAAGGCGACGACCACCACGGGCGCTGACGGACGCTGGCGGGTGTTTCTCAATCTGAAGGCCGAGGGCGCGGAGCCTCGCGAACTGGTGGTGCAGGGCCGCAACCGCCTTGTCGCGAGTGATGTCCTCGTGGGCGAAGTCTGGTTGTGTGGCGGGCAGTCCAATATGGATTTTCCCTTGTCGGCTTTTCCGATCGCCAAGACCGAAGTGCCCAACTCGACGAATCCGCAGCTGCGCGAATTTCGCGTGAAGAAAGCGACGTCCGCCGAGCCTCTTGAGGACGTCGAGGGCAAGTGGGTGATCGCGGGGCCTCAGACCTCGGGAACCTTTAGTGCGGTGGGATATTTTTACGGCAAGAACCTGCAGAAGACATTGCAGACGCCGGTGGGATTACTGACCAGCTGCATCGGCGGCACGTTCATCGAAACGTGGATGAGCCGCGAGGCGCTCGCGTCCGACCCTGGCATTACCGAAGGCGCGAATCGCGCGCGGGCGGAGCGGCTGGCATTCGACACCTATGTCGCCGACCACAAGGCGTGGCAGACGAAGTTCGGTCGCGAAGACCGCCGCGCCGCGGATGCCCCTGTCTTCGCGGCAGCGGGCATTGATACGAGTGATTGGAAACCGGTGATGTTGCCCGGCGCGTTGGACACGGCGGGGATTCCCGAAGGCGGCGCGATTTGGTTGCGCAAGACGATCCCGGTGCCGTCTGCAGACGTCGTCCTCGGAAAAGGCATCGATCTCTTTCTCGAAGGCATTCGCGATTACGCGGAGATCTACTGGAACGGACGGAAAATCGGCACCAGCGATCTGACCGATGTGGCGCATCGCTACGGCATACGCGGAAATTTGGTGATGGCGGGCGACGGTGTTTTGGCCGTGCGCATTTTTAATCCGGCTAAAGGCGCTGAAATTGCGGCGAAGGGACGTTTCCAAGGGAATCATTACATGCTGAAAGGTGAGTGGCTCGCGAAGGTCGAGACGGCTCTGCCTCCGTTGAAGGGTGAGGCGTTGAGCGCGTTGCCTGCGCGTCCGACGGCCACTCCGTATGATCCGCAGAACGTGGCGAGTTATCTGTTCAACGGCATGATCAGCCCCGTGATTCCTTACGGCATGCGCGGTGCGATCTGGTATCAGGGCGAGGGGAACTGGAACCGGGGCTATCAATACCGCACCGAGTTTCCCGCGCTCATCAAAGACTGGCGTGCGAAGTGGGGACAGGGGGATTTCCCGTTCTACTACTGTCAGGTCGCGAACTTTCAGGCGCGTCCTAAGAAGCCTGGCAACGACTGGCAGGCCGAGTTGCGCGAGGCGCAGTCGATGGCGCTGTCACTGCCCAACACGGGCCAAGCCATCCTGATCGACATTGGCGAGGAGTGGAACATCCATCCGGCTAACAAAATGGAAGTGGGCGACCGTCTTGCCCGCATCGCGCTGGCGAAGACCTATGGTCGCGATCTTGTTTACTCGGGGCCGGTTTATTCGGCGATGGTCGTCGAGGCGGACAAGATCCGCCTGCGCTTTACCCATACGCACGGCGGTCTGGTGGCGAAGCCGGTTTCGAGTGAGCCCAATGCGGCTCCACTCGTGCGCAACAGTCCCGGTGGGGAACTCGAAGGTTTTGCGATCTGCGGCGAAGACCGCAAGTGGGAGTGGGCCGACGCCAGAATCGACGGCGACACCGTGGTGGTCCGCAGCGCCCAGGTGCCGAAGCCCGTTGCGGTGCGCTACGCCTGGTCGAACAACCCGCTGTGCAATCTCTACAATGGTGGAGGCCTCCCGGCGGGGCCGTTTCGAACAGATGATTTCCCGATGATTTCGGAAAAGAACAAATACTGA